The region ttttcaatgattacttgttcaAATAGCGTTTGTCCACAAGACTTCATTTCATTCGTCGCCACAATCACTCAAGAGATATAATCACACACCTTCTTattgttcttcatgttgagattctcatattgcttgCGTAGGGACTGCAACTTGACCTTTTTGACTTCTGCATCACCACCATAGCACCACACTAGTGTATCCCACATCGCCTTCGTTGTTGTCAAATCAATAATTTTCTCAAACACCTTTGTTTTTTACACATTGATGGATATAAAACAACGCattctgatccttcttcctcgTTTCATGTTGCGCATTTCTTTGCGCTTCTGTTGCATTTTCTGCAACCGGTGTGTAATTGTCATTCACAAGATCAAGAACATCTTAAGCGCCAAACAACACAAGCATATGAATCAACCACTAATTTCAATTCTTTCCATCGAATATTGAAAGCTTTGTGTTCAAGCTGCCGTTTCAGCCGTTTATCTTCGTTCTTGTGCAAATCACTTATTCGTCGAATATTGAAAACTCGTGTTTCCCAAATCCAGAGAATCAAGATCTGTGAATCTCTTTGATTTTGAAATTCAATTCAATGCGGATTTTAGGAACAAAATCAATCATCCACCTCACTACACTCCTGTTTCCCTGTGAATCGAATATGAACTCTAAATACTAATTATTGGAGTTCAACAATGAATCTCCATCGATGCACAAGAATTAAAGAAGATAAAGAAGAAAAAATTGCAGAGAATtaagagagaaagagagatgGAGAAAACGCAAATTTGTAACTAACTTTCTCAAACTTCTAATTCACAAAAACAATTACAATCTCCAATTAGTTTTGAATTTTATAATAATCCAGACTCAAATCCACGTATGTAAAATACCAAATGTTGGAAACCATAAATTGAAGGGGAATTcaatattttcattcaataatTACTAGAGTATTATTAGATCTCCTTGAATCTCATTGTTTGCTAAAAATTGATGAATTCCAAGAAATCATTTCAAAAGAAAACTTATTCTCCATTTCTTCCGTATCTCCCATGATTACATTCCAAAAATCCAGGTCATCTGGTCTAGGGAAAAATTGGACAAGGACCCCACATTCCCAAGAAGCATGCACAAATTCCATACACAACTCAACCAAACCAAACCAGTTGCCAACAAATCATTTCCATCCACAAAAGATTTCAATGCAAACTCAGGTACTAATATCTTTTTTCCATTGTACCACTTCAGTGAAAAAATTAATAAAAGGCTGGCAAGAATTTCCAAATCCAACTATTGACGAGGGAGTTATAAACTATTGTGGCTTCACTTTCCTTCCACCGATACACATAAAAATTCCTTCGCTCTATGCCCAAATTGAAATTGACAATCACATAGTTGAAAATGAACCATTGAAGATTTCATCCTTCCCTTTTATTGAAAAGCTCCAAAGAAAAAACCAAATTACATCACCTGAAATATGTGTTTATTTACAATATTACTACTTGATACAGAACATAAAAAGGAATATGATTTGACAGTGTAAAGTATTTTTACACTGTCAATCAATAAGACTCATATATCTCGCTACATcacacttttatttttaaaattctaTTCTAATTtgataatataaaatattttaattgGAGGTTAGTGTAATACTTCTTTACACTGACAGTGCACTATCTTTAATCTTAGAAATATGTAACAATATTTATACTTTTAAGATTTCACTTACATCCCATGACATATACTCCACATCCTTACATTTCACCTTAAATAACTATTTTATCTTttaagtaaaataaataaaataatcaaaaattgacattattttgaaatttttccaATTTAATACTGTTTTTTAAATTTTGTATAAAACCACaaattttgtgaaaatttatAACTTTATATATGTGGGGTGTAATTGAATAAGGGTGCGGATAAATCCTCCAATGCTTTGTGTTTGGGCCATTTCAAAGCCCAATAGAGTTTTTTCAAGCCTTCTGCCCGCTTCCACCACTCTTTGCTGGCTTTGATTACTATAACGTTTTTCTTCTCACCAAGTAAGGTTTACGAACGAGACGCAATATGCAGGTATTTCCAATATCCTCAAATCCCTCTCTTCATCTTCATATTCACACTCTTTTACAATTTCCTTTCTTCTTGATTTCAATTTCATATCTTTCTTTTGAGATCATCATTCATGCAACCAAATTTGTGATTGTAGGCGAGCGATAGGTTTAACATCAATTCCCAACTTGAGCATCTTCAAGCTAAATATGTTGGAACTGGCCATGCTGATATGAACAGATTGTAGGGTTTGGGttttctctctttttttcttCTTGTTCCTTCAAATtcatttttgttttattttttttgtttatttgtttAAATGTGTGCAGTGAATGGGCAGTGAACATTCAGCGTGATAGTTATGCATCATATATTGGGCATTACCCTTTACTTTCATACTTTTCTATTGCTGAAAATGAATCTATTGGTAGACAACGCTACACTTTTATGCAGGTAATTTATTCTAACTCAACTTAGTAGTTTTTCCTTCTATTAGCCTTGTTGATTGATTCCATTGGTAAAATTGATGAATTGAAAGATAACTATTTAAGTCCTGCAGGATCAAGTATTTTTTTGCATGAGATAAAATAAGTGTAGCGGAGATAAGGGTGTAGTGTGGTAAGACTAAGTAAGATAAGATTAACAATAACAATATTAGAGAGAATGTTGGGGTAACACTTATAGTAGAAAAGACTAAATAAAATAAGATTAGAAATGACAATATTAGAGAGAATGTTGGGGTTGCACCTATAGTAGAAAAGATGATGGAAAATAAACTTAGGTGGTTTGGGCATATAGAGAAACTTCTGTGGTAACGGGAGTAGATCAGATCGAGAGAAGTCGAACAACTAGAGGTAGAGGAAGGCCtataaaaattataaaagaaGTTATAAAAAAGATTTTGAGATTAACGATTTGGATAGGAACGTGGTCCTGCATAGAACATTATGACGGAAGTTGTTCCATGTACCCAACTCCACTTAGAGGGATATATTTGGTTGTTGTTGTATAGTCCGAGTGACGCTGAGTTTTGGAGTTGTTGAGGTTTGTTGACAGTCTAATTAACCCTTTCTGTAGTAGCACATTGATGCAAAGAGGTCAGAACTGGTCTTGGGGACTTTGTAAGATTGAAATTGAGCACGGCTAGGTTTAGTTGCATGTGAGGTGTCATTATCAAAGGTGTTCACTGTGCTGTATATCTGCAATGGCACATTGTGTAAAAATAGGAAATGTATTGAAAAATTCACATTTCCATTCCCATTGTTTAGGGGAAAAGTGACCACTGCAAAGTCGTTATGATTGGAAGGAATTAGGGAAGCAAAGACATTATTGAGTTAGATTAGGTTAGTATGGAGGGGAACTCAACACAATTGGAAGGGTCTAATCATCAGTGTACGACCCCTGTCAATTTAGAAACATATCTCGTCATTAACCTTCTATAGCAAGTCAGTTTAGTGGTGTACTGGTATAGCACATGTCAATATGATTAAACCTAGAAGTCAACTTTTTGTGCTGTTTAGATATTTCGCTGAGGAGATAGAATAATGATGTGGACTGGCTAGATGGTTAGTATTTTCTCTCATGAAGCTTAGACAAGGTTTTTGACACTTTTTGAAGGAAAGCAGTAAAGTTCATGTCAAAACATTGATGCTGTAAGCTATCTGTGAATACGCAGGATAATTTTGTAACTGATGAATTTTCCTTACTGAGACAAGTAACCTGGTTAGGTTAAGAACGCTTGTTTGACATGATATTTAGCAATAAAGATATTACATTGATTCCCATACACATCAACTTGTAGTAGTCTGATTTGTTCATATTGATTACATGCTCAATACCTGTCTTGTGAGTAGTGCTGCTATAGCTGGCAATATCAAAATAGCAGAGAGAGAATTTGGAGTCTGGTGTGGTGCTAAAGTCTGTTGCGGTGCTTTTTCCTGTAGTGATTTGTTGCCACAAACATGCGATGCGGAGGGTGTTAGTACCCAAACACTAGTCTGTTATTTTGAAATAGTAGGTTTAGATAGTTAGGGAGGCAGACCATGGTTTACAGATGATAGAAGACGTTGAGAGGGAGATCATCAAGTGATTTGAGAGAGAATTGGGTCCTTTGTGTTGGGAAGTTTGCCGACCTTCAAAGTTCTTCAAAGTTCCACCCTTGTGTAATTGAGTTATATCCCTATTTTTTCTCATTAAATACCATATTTCTACCGGTATATTTGAGAGTTTAAGAAGGGAACAGACGGGCATTTGAGAGTTCATTGGGGATGAGGGTGGTCATGAAATTCCACCTCTAAAAGAGATTGATGAATAGGTGTCCTTGATTTTTTTATACTAATTTTAGTTGTGACTTGTGAAGTTGTGAGTTATGAGTTTATAAGACTTTATTATTGACTTCCTTATGCTTAAGAATGTAAATTTACATTAGTATTTCAAGTGTGATTTAAGATATTCTTTGTCTTACTCATGCTATGTATCTTACATTTGCACAATTTTACTTCCCCCTTTCCAGTTTTGCATAAAATCTTGATTTTAAATACCCTCAGAACTTTTCATGAAGTAAGTTCCTTCACATTATAAAAATCCATGTATGGATTAAAGTGGCGACATCTCAACATTTGAGGAATAAATTTGGTGACAAATATTTGGAGGGTTAATGCAAAGACACTCTAATTTTTGGAGGACCAAAAGGGTAAATTCAATTCTGTTTTGAAATGACAAAATCGGAGTCGTTATTTTCTGTTAGTCGGAGGAATTGAATGTTTGACATCCTTATCACTCCAAGCCTCTATGTTTCTCCCCAGACCATCTTATAACTCTTGTgtttatttattatattttttgatgGATTGAAATATGAATAAATGTTCTTGATACTTTATGATCTCACCTAGCACTTTATATTATTCATATTTAACAAATTCTACCCTTTGCGCAGAAAATGCTCCTCCCTTGTGGCCTGCCTCCCGAAAGAGAAGAAGACTAGAATTATCGTTGGGATTACAAAAGGATCATCATAGGAGAGTTTAAAGGCTTTTGGCTGTTTGTTGTACTGTATAATCTAATTGAAGAAACAGATATTGTGTTTGTTTAAAGATTGTTCCATCATTTTTCTTCAGTTTGTAGTTGCTTAAGTTTCGCTGTTATTATGGCATGGAGCTCTAGTACAATATGTATATAATTTAAACCCCTTGTTTGTTTAATGATCTTTTGTAATCCACCTATGGATGAAGGCATTTATCAACTTTATCATTTGCTCAAAACATTAAATTTACATAACCTTTCATGCTTGACCACTCACGGTAACTTCTAACAGCTACAACCAAATCATCATTAAAGAGTCATATTGTTCGAAATTGCCTCTCAACTAAACCAAATTATTAAACATCAACTTACAGAGTACAGGATGTAAATGGATATTATGATATACTTATCCGTTCCATTGGATAAAAATGATATCCGTATTCGTGTCAAATCTGCGGGTATTTGTTATCGGGATAATTCATGGATTTTAAGAATgatataataaaaataaatagactaaACTAATAAATAGAATGAAAAAATATCACCAAATAATAAATTAACATAATATATCATAttaataatatataaataaatataaaatatatacaCGCGATTTGGTTCGGTTTCGAAAAATCAATCTAAAAACTGATCCGAACCAAGCAATTTTTACAAAATAACATTCAAACACATCCAATAATATTCGGATTTTCTTTTGCGGTTTTTATTTGGATCGGTTTGGATATTAACACCCATAGGTCTTGGTAAGGAAGACATCAAGGATGCATATTCAGGATACAAAACACTGAGTTTCAAGGATGCATATTCAGGGTACAACGATATTAAGATGGATCACGTGGATGTGCCAAAGACAACATTCATGTTCAATCATGGTAACTATTATTACAACATCATGCCTTTTGGGCTCAAGAACACATGTGCTACCTATCAGAGACTCATGGGTGCAATAGTGTTCTCAAAATAGATAGGGTACAACCTGGAATTTTACATTGATAATATGATAATGAAGAATTCATAAGGGAAGAGATACAAAGAAGATTTGCAAGATGTCCTAGAATCAATCAAGAATTACAACATGCATTCGAATCCAAAAAAATACTCATTTGGCGTGCAAGCATGCAATTCCTTGGTTTTATGTTGACAAAAAGAGTCATAGACGTGAACCCAGACAAGTGTCAAGCCATCATTGATATGAGGAATCCCTCCAACATTAAAGAGGTTCAACAACTAACAGGATGTCTAGCCACCCTATCTTATTTTCTTTCATGTGCATGTGACAAGGCTTTCCACTTCTTTGCCACGCTTAAAAACAGAAGAGGTTTGAATGGACGAACAAATGCGAGgatgtgtaacaccccgataataatatggtaattatttaaattaagttaataatatatttattaatttaattagataattggattattattattattattttggaattattgaattattattttattgggataataaaataaattggaaaatatataagtgtgaaataaagaaaaagagcccatttggtaaagaaaaggttttcacgtgaaacagagaagcgattgagaaagaggagaaagggcaaagagg is a window of Lathyrus oleraceus cultivar Zhongwan6 chromosome 6, CAAS_Psat_ZW6_1.0, whole genome shotgun sequence DNA encoding:
- the LOC127093871 gene encoding uncharacterized protein At4g14342, encoding MQASDRFNINSQLEHLQAKYVGTGHADMNRFEWAVNIQRDSYASYIGHYPLLSYFSIAENESIGRQRYTFMQKMLLPCGLPPEREED